From Clostridia bacterium, the proteins below share one genomic window:
- a CDS encoding DUF559 domain-containing protein produces MERKHNRELVPVARTLRKSMTKEERKLWYEYLRAHPVKFTRQKVLGAYVADFYCAKVKLVIELDGSQHYLDGGPRRDAVRTGYLNNFGVTVLRIPNNYVNSNLRGVCEYIDNAVALMLKGETPPPIV; encoded by the coding sequence ATGGAGCGCAAGCACAATCGCGAGCTCGTTCCCGTCGCCAGAACTCTTCGTAAAAGCATGACGAAGGAAGAGCGGAAACTGTGGTACGAATACCTGCGCGCCCATCCCGTTAAATTCACGCGTCAAAAGGTGCTCGGCGCGTACGTTGCGGATTTCTACTGCGCAAAGGTCAAGCTCGTTATCGAACTCGACGGCTCCCAGCACTACCTTGACGGCGGCCCGCGGCGCGACGCCGTGCGAACCGGCTACCTGAACAACTTCGGCGTTACAGTTCTGCGAATACCGAATAATTACGTCAACTCAAATCTTCGCGGCGTATGTGAATACATTGATAACGCCGTTGCGCTTATGCTGAAAGGCGAAACCCCGCCGCCGATTGTATAG